One segment of Echeneis naucrates chromosome 15, fEcheNa1.1, whole genome shotgun sequence DNA contains the following:
- the mrpl2 gene encoding large ribosomal subunit protein uL2m, with amino-acid sequence MALSCLTRALRQLTVSQPALLSSQAAAQSKLGAQVPTIVGQCRGFLTTSPLEQNRTFWKQREKYTTRPIGMKKTGGRDHSGRIRTHGIGGGHKRRYRWIDFQRLRYEPGRESQPFDEKVVEVRYDPCRSADIALIAGGNRKRWIIATENMQAGDIIKTSGVIGRMAVLANEGDAYPLGALPVGTLVNNLEIQPGKGSEYIRAAGTSGVLLRKVNGTAIVQLPSKQQVQVLETCVVTVGRVSNIDHNKEIIGKAGRNRWFGVRPSSGLWQRKGGWAGRKIKPLPAMKSYVNLPSIAAK; translated from the exons ATGGCGCTGTCCTGTTTAACTCGAGCTCTCCGCCAGCTGACTGTCTCTcagcctgctctgctctcttcacag GCGGCTGCACAGTCTAAGCTGGGAGCTCAGGTCCCCACCATAGTGGGTCAGTGCAGAGGCTTCCTCACCACAAGCCCCCTGGAGCAGAACAGGACGTTTTggaagcagagggagaaataCACCACCAGGCCAATAGGAATGAAAAAGACAGGAGGCCGAGATCACTCAG GAAGGATACGGACACACGGTATCGGTGGTGGCCATAAACGCAGGTATCGTTGGATAGACTTTCAGAGATTGCGCTATGAGCCAGGCAGAGAGAGCCAACCCTTTGATGAGAAGGTTGTGGAAGTGCGATACGACCCCTGCAG GTCTGCAGACATTGCCCTGATAGCTGGAGGCAACCGTAAAAGATGGATCATTGCCACAGAAAACATGCAGGCCGGAGACATCATTAAAACATCTGGCGTTATTGGACGTATGGCAG TCTTAGCCAATGAAGGTGACGCCTACCCCCTGGGAGCTCTTCCTGTGGGGACATTGGTGAACAACCTGGAGATACAACCAGGGAAGGGCTCAGAGTACATTCGTGCTGCAG gcaCGAGTGGTGTTTTACTTCGCAAAGTCAACGGAACCGCCATCGTTCAGCTTCCTTCAAAGCAGCAGGTTCAG GTACTGGAGACTTGCGTGGTAACGGTGGGACGTGTATCCAACATTGACCACAACAAAGAGATCATTGGCAAGGCTGGTCGTAATCGCTGGTTTGGCGTTCGGCCCTCGAGTGGCCTGTGGCAGAGGAAGGGAGGCTGGGCGGGACGCAAGATTAAACCGCTGCCTGCCATGAAGAGTTACGTCAACCTGCCCTCAATCGCTGCTAAATGA